A genomic region of Magnolia sinica isolate HGM2019 chromosome 6, MsV1, whole genome shotgun sequence contains the following coding sequences:
- the LOC131248496 gene encoding BAG family molecular chaperone regulator 1-like, whose product MMRMKMKTGRTPMNGIYETGSSGPEPVDWELRPGGMLVQKRNPDSERESVPAPTIKVRVKYGSSLHEINISSQATFGELKKLLAAPTGLHHLDQKLLFKDKERDSTAYLDMAGVKDRSKIVLVEDPTSQERRYIEMRRNAKMERASKSILEISLEVDKLASQVSALESVISKGGKVAENDVLNLIEQLMTQLIKLDGIMVDGDAKMQRRMQVKRVQKYVETLDLIKIKNGMSAGGGGGNSRQMAQRNSPSPAVVVTTKWETFDPVGPTPSTSKNSNPKFDWEFFE is encoded by the exons atGATGCGAATGAAGATGAAGACCGGAAGAACACCTATGAACGGAATCTATGAAACCGGCAGCAGCGGACCGGAGCCCGTCGATTGGGAGCTCAGACCAGGCGGAATGCTTGTACAGAAGCGGAATCCAGACTCGGAGCGAGAGTCAGTTCCGGCTCCAACCATCAAAGTTAGGGTCAAATACGGCTCTTCTCTACACGAAATCAACATCAGCTCTCAAGCAACCTTCG GGGAATTGAAGAAACTGCTTGCAGCACCGACCGGATTGCATCATCTAGACCAGAAGTTGCTGTTCAAAGACAAGGAGAGGGACTCCACCGCTTATTTGGATATGGCAGGAGTAAAAGACCGATCGAAGATTGTTCTCGTCGAGGATCCAACAAGCCAGGAGCGACGATACATTGAAATGCGCCGGAATGCGAAGATGGAGCGAGCCTCAAAGTCCATATTGGAGATCAGCTTGGAAGTCGACAAGCTCGCTAGCCAG GTCTCTGCTCTCGAATCCGTAATTTCCAAAGGCGGTAAAGTTGCTGAGAACGACGTATTGAATCTGATCGAGCAGTTGATGACGCAGCTGATCAAATTGGACGGCATCATGGTCGACGGAGATGCAAAGATGCAGAGGAGAATGCAG GTGAAGAGAGTGCAGAAGTATGTTGAGACCCTTGACTTGATCAAGATCAAGAACGGCATGTCGGCTGGTGGCGGCGGCGGCAACAGCCGGCAAATGGCGCAGCGGAATTCCCCTTCTCCTGCTGTCGTGGTGACGACGAAATGGGAGACGTTCgatccagtggggcccaccccatcgACCTCAAAAAATTCCAACCCTAAGTTTGATTGGGAGTTTTTTGAGTAA